A genomic region of Pseudomonas frederiksbergensis contains the following coding sequences:
- a CDS encoding RHS repeat-associated core domain-containing protein, with protein sequence MIDPIGKLVLQVLDAKTPDVSVILKDFNNCLSDYKAWADSFWTGWALDVNQTFKVGNEVSVSERKTKTGAVETFATCPLLGDFTLIHMFEAARFVPIGNTPVKLEPVKKAMIGYDVVGPVVTATIGASGIEVIKGCKRGQLYRITFFPNVSESNVKALYASYQGVIGNLDGWLKSEWSDKFQPQWASYSAVDRMGRSAILVKSALDSLEKALLGLWDDVKNLFELLADPIKSAKKLAQYLTKEELDKLYAASKEAIATGLLILSDEPLMFIYVSAIIAWVGMLSPQICVEVITAISSSFLINVVLGICLSGGVGLAVRVGTQTLAKVKSGTAVKMLEELAEKLLSVSKGHALKAHGETVKPLVASAQSIPMSASKTAALKIEEATAKTAKGPVPKTTDTPTQLEKNASAFARKKTEKKTTLEKKEKVDDAPAQSKNPDEKSATCAKNTCTNNCPVSMVTGEELLTLTDGQLNGLLPFEWTRLYRTSAAEIDCGLGYGWSHALAQRVDITGDEVVWTDHENRVTTFPLPSVQRPAITNSLSEAAIFLGDDPSELILTQAGERARFYHFRYNSKGATLIAISDDYDNRLHITRDIHGRIKRVDNGAGRALLLRYDRKHIVAVDYQQFSPADNLEDAWSTVQTVVTYGYDAQWRLIEAKNAAGEAERYAYNEQNVILERQLAGGASFYWEWEKEGKSARCIHHWASFSQMDAHYVWDDKGSVTVTNADGSEEVYTHDDQARLVAKVDPDGAEHLKAYDEKGRLIAEKDPLGAVTEYQYNEAGRLVAVIPPEDAPTTYEYYNGFVRVVNRGQATWKYWRNDQGDITEQIDPDGNSTHYSYDRKGRLLEIRHPDGSRHQLGWNNLGQLLEERLPDGGQRKYRYDALGRQITRQEESGAITHYQWDKANRLAQITLPGGATRAFSYNSYGRVTAERDELGRVTRYEYADDLHLVSRRINPDGSQLRYRYDNSRLLLSEIENERGEHYHLDYYANGLIQQETGFDGRRTAYEYDLNGQLLKKTEFGDDGSERVTEYQRDAAGRLLVKTLADGEEVHYSYDALGRLVNVDDGHWPLAYEYDLQDRLITEHQGWGTLRYEYDTLGQLSHCRLPDGSTLDYRHQAGGRLSSIDLNGSRLTTHQFSAGREQQRQQGLLLSQYQYDEQGRLQAHSVSQQDRHLFQRRYAYDANGNLAGIDDSRKGNRSYHYDPLDRLINVRGSTPESFAHDPAGNLLGQGDQPAANLANVKGNRLLMQGDRHYDYDAYGNQTRERRGTGQKLVTEYRYDCQHRLIGASLPGGSNAAYKYDAFGRRIAKTVDGHTTEFLWQGERLIAESADNRYRSYIYEPGTFRPLAMLNGEGPLKAEPFYYQLDHLGTPQELTDYSGEIMWSAKYRAYGNLATLDIAEIDNPLRFQGQYFDAETGLHYNRHRYYNPGTGRFLTPDPIKLAGGLNNYRYVPNPTGWVDPLGLETVPVVCPGGPNCAPKAKSLEELVPGGSVPSVKDGAFSKWFNQLSPDEFDTVWSNKAYQDSIKSRLRHPGGMHEWHMVSRADTFKRWGVSAEQIYELRSAIADVKFVNPAGRHGGKGSTKAHNEILEVIDKSKNYDGFRKGLNEWAGRRLEGGADALPSGFKD encoded by the coding sequence ATGATTGATCCCATCGGTAAATTGGTCCTTCAGGTTCTGGACGCCAAGACTCCTGACGTGAGTGTCATTCTCAAGGATTTCAATAACTGCCTCAGCGACTACAAAGCCTGGGCCGACAGTTTCTGGACCGGCTGGGCATTGGATGTAAACCAGACGTTCAAGGTGGGCAACGAAGTCAGCGTCAGTGAGCGAAAAACCAAGACAGGAGCGGTTGAAACATTCGCCACCTGTCCTTTGCTGGGTGATTTCACACTGATCCATATGTTTGAGGCCGCGCGGTTCGTGCCCATTGGCAACACCCCGGTCAAACTCGAACCGGTCAAGAAAGCGATGATCGGGTACGACGTGGTCGGTCCCGTGGTCACCGCAACGATCGGCGCCAGTGGTATTGAAGTCATCAAGGGTTGCAAACGGGGTCAGCTGTACCGCATCACTTTTTTCCCGAACGTCTCTGAAAGCAACGTCAAGGCGCTGTATGCCTCCTACCAGGGCGTCATCGGCAACCTCGATGGCTGGCTTAAAAGTGAATGGTCGGACAAGTTCCAGCCACAATGGGCCAGCTATTCGGCAGTTGACCGCATGGGCAGATCTGCAATTCTTGTAAAGTCAGCGCTCGACAGCCTGGAAAAAGCATTGCTGGGTCTCTGGGACGACGTCAAAAACCTGTTCGAACTGCTCGCCGACCCGATCAAGTCCGCGAAAAAACTCGCCCAGTACCTGACTAAGGAGGAGTTGGACAAACTCTACGCCGCCTCCAAGGAAGCCATTGCCACCGGCCTGCTGATTCTTAGCGATGAACCCCTGATGTTCATCTATGTGTCGGCGATCATCGCTTGGGTCGGCATGCTATCGCCACAAATCTGTGTCGAAGTGATCACCGCGATCAGCAGCTCCTTTTTGATCAACGTTGTACTGGGCATTTGCCTTTCCGGTGGTGTTGGCCTGGCAGTACGCGTCGGCACACAAACCCTGGCCAAGGTCAAATCCGGCACAGCGGTCAAAATGCTGGAGGAACTCGCCGAAAAATTGCTGAGCGTCAGCAAAGGCCATGCGCTCAAAGCGCACGGCGAGACGGTGAAACCTCTCGTTGCAAGCGCGCAAAGCATACCGATGAGCGCGTCCAAAACCGCTGCGTTAAAGATCGAAGAAGCGACTGCGAAAACCGCTAAAGGCCCAGTGCCGAAAACCACCGATACCCCTACGCAGTTGGAGAAAAACGCCTCCGCCTTTGCCCGGAAAAAAACAGAAAAGAAAACCACCCTGGAGAAGAAGGAAAAGGTCGACGACGCCCCCGCCCAGTCGAAAAACCCCGACGAGAAAAGCGCCACCTGCGCCAAGAATACCTGCACCAACAACTGCCCGGTGTCGATGGTCACCGGTGAAGAACTGCTGACCCTGACCGATGGTCAGCTCAACGGTTTGCTGCCTTTCGAGTGGACTCGCCTTTACCGCACCAGCGCCGCGGAAATCGATTGCGGCCTCGGCTACGGCTGGAGTCACGCCTTGGCGCAACGCGTCGACATCACAGGCGACGAGGTGGTCTGGACCGACCACGAAAACCGCGTCACCACGTTCCCGCTACCAAGCGTGCAACGCCCGGCCATTACCAACAGCCTATCGGAAGCGGCGATTTTCCTCGGTGACGATCCCTCCGAGCTGATCCTCACCCAGGCCGGTGAACGCGCCCGGTTCTACCACTTTCGCTACAACAGCAAGGGCGCGACACTGATTGCCATCAGCGACGATTACGACAACCGTCTGCACATCACCCGCGACATTCACGGGCGCATCAAACGGGTCGATAACGGCGCTGGTCGCGCCCTGCTCTTGCGTTACGACCGCAAGCACATCGTTGCTGTCGACTATCAACAGTTCAGCCCGGCCGACAACCTAGAAGACGCCTGGAGCACGGTCCAGACCGTCGTCACCTATGGCTATGACGCACAGTGGCGTCTGATCGAGGCGAAGAACGCCGCTGGCGAAGCCGAGCGCTACGCCTACAACGAGCAGAACGTGATCCTCGAACGGCAACTGGCCGGTGGCGCGAGCTTCTACTGGGAATGGGAAAAGGAAGGCAAGTCGGCACGCTGCATCCATCACTGGGCGAGTTTCTCGCAGATGGACGCGCACTACGTCTGGGATGACAAGGGCAGTGTCACCGTCACCAATGCCGACGGAAGCGAAGAGGTCTATACCCACGACGATCAGGCTCGACTGGTCGCCAAGGTCGACCCGGATGGCGCCGAACACCTCAAGGCCTACGACGAAAAAGGCCGTTTGATTGCAGAGAAAGATCCACTCGGCGCAGTGACCGAATACCAGTACAACGAAGCCGGCCGACTGGTGGCTGTCATCCCGCCGGAAGACGCACCGACTACTTACGAGTACTACAACGGTTTTGTGCGTGTGGTGAATCGGGGTCAGGCGACCTGGAAATACTGGCGCAACGACCAAGGCGACATCACCGAACAAATCGACCCAGACGGCAACTCTACTCACTACAGCTACGACCGCAAGGGCCGCCTGCTGGAAATCCGCCACCCGGATGGCAGCCGTCATCAGTTGGGCTGGAACAACCTCGGCCAACTGCTCGAAGAGCGCCTGCCCGACGGCGGCCAGCGCAAATACCGCTACGACGCACTCGGTCGGCAGATCACTCGTCAGGAAGAAAGCGGCGCCATCACCCACTACCAATGGGACAAAGCCAACCGCCTCGCGCAAATCACCCTGCCCGGCGGCGCCACCCGGGCCTTCAGTTACAACTCTTATGGTCGGGTCACCGCCGAACGCGATGAGCTGGGCCGCGTCACCCGCTACGAATACGCCGATGACCTGCACCTCGTCAGCCGCCGCATCAACCCGGACGGCAGCCAACTGCGTTATCGCTACGACAACTCGCGGCTGTTGCTCAGCGAGATCGAAAACGAACGTGGCGAGCACTACCACCTCGATTACTACGCCAATGGCCTGATCCAGCAGGAAACCGGCTTCGACGGGCGTCGTACCGCTTACGAATACGACCTCAACGGCCAGTTGCTGAAGAAAACCGAATTCGGTGACGACGGCAGCGAACGGGTCACCGAGTACCAGCGCGACGCCGCCGGCCGCTTGCTGGTGAAAACCCTGGCCGATGGCGAGGAAGTTCACTACAGCTACGATGCCCTCGGTCGTTTGGTAAATGTCGACGACGGTCACTGGCCGCTCGCCTACGAATACGACCTGCAAGACCGCCTGATCACTGAGCATCAAGGCTGGGGCACCCTGCGTTATGAGTACGACACGCTCGGCCAGTTGAGCCATTGCCGCCTGCCTGACGGCAGCACACTCGACTACCGCCACCAAGCTGGCGGCCGCCTGAGCAGCATCGACCTCAACGGCTCGCGCCTGACCACCCACCAGTTCAGCGCCGGCCGCGAACAACAACGCCAGCAGGGCCTGCTGCTGAGCCAATACCAGTACGACGAACAAGGCCGGTTGCAGGCGCACAGCGTCAGCCAGCAGGACCGCCACCTGTTCCAGCGCCGCTACGCCTACGACGCCAACGGCAACCTTGCGGGCATCGATGACAGCCGCAAGGGAAATCGCAGCTACCACTACGACCCGCTCGATAGGCTGATCAACGTGCGCGGCAGCACCCCGGAAAGCTTCGCCCATGACCCGGCCGGTAACTTGCTGGGCCAAGGCGATCAGCCCGCCGCCAACCTGGCCAACGTCAAAGGCAACCGCCTGCTGATGCAGGGCGACCGCCATTACGACTACGACGCCTACGGCAATCAGACCCGCGAACGTCGCGGCACCGGGCAAAAACTGGTCACCGAGTACCGCTACGACTGCCAGCACCGCCTGATCGGCGCCAGCCTGCCTGGCGGCAGCAATGCAGCTTACAAATATGACGCCTTCGGCCGCCGCATCGCAAAAACCGTCGATGGCCACACCACCGAGTTCCTCTGGCAAGGCGAACGATTGATCGCCGAAAGCGCCGACAACCGCTATCGCAGCTACATCTACGAACCCGGCACCTTCCGCCCCTTGGCCATGCTCAACGGCGAAGGCCCGCTCAAGGCCGAGCCGTTCTACTACCAACTCGACCACCTCGGCACCCCGCAGGAACTCACCGACTACAGCGGCGAGATCATGTGGTCCGCCAAGTATCGCGCCTATGGCAACCTCGCCACCCTCGACATCGCCGAAATCGACAACCCGCTACGCTTCCAGGGCCAGTACTTCGACGCCGAGACGGGCTTACATTACAACCGGCATCGCTACTACAATCCGGGGACTGGACGGTTTTTGACCCCGGACCCGATCAAGCTTGCGGGTGGGTTGAACAACTACCGGTACGTGCCTAACCCGACAGGGTGGGTGGATCCGTTGGGGTTGGAGACAGTACCAGTTGTCTGCCCGGGCGGCCCTAATTGTGCTCCGAAAGCAAAATCATTAGAGGAGCTCGTTCCCGGAGGTAGCGTTCCTAGCGTTAAGGATGGGGCATTCAGCAAATGGTTTAACCAATTATCCCCAGACGAATTCGACACGGTTTGGTCAAACAAGGCTTATCAGGACTCCATAAAGTCCCGACTACGGCATCCAGGCGGAATGCACGAATGGCACATGGTTTCCCGAGCTGATACGTTCAAGCGTTGGGGTGTCAGTGCAGAACAAATTTATGAGCTACGATCAGCAATCGCTGATGTGAAATTCGTAAATCCGGCAGGCCGTCATGGTGGCAAGGGGTCTACAAAGGCACACAACGAAATACTTGAAGTTATTGATAAATCGAAAAATTATGATGGATTCCGAAAAGGCCTGAATGAATGGGCTGGACGGAGGCTTGAAGGTGGAGCAGACGCCCTACCTTCAGGATTCAAAGATTGA
- a CDS encoding immunity 22 family protein — MGLIKSVSIWVANTNWEESTLREVMNPAYSEDGDFLGSEFTNAFSLGFVDDDSIEADKVKLTKSLSEAIDGFSYDVDIFADIKQKNISSPIHEIDTLALVYDYKFSGAPLTNSIRHKQFFFLGNFEYRE; from the coding sequence ATGGGGTTGATCAAGTCCGTCTCGATTTGGGTTGCAAATACAAACTGGGAAGAGTCCACACTTCGAGAGGTAATGAACCCTGCATATTCCGAAGACGGAGACTTTCTTGGCTCCGAATTCACCAACGCTTTTTCATTAGGGTTTGTTGATGACGACTCGATTGAAGCCGATAAAGTCAAGCTGACGAAGTCATTATCTGAAGCAATTGATGGCTTCTCATATGACGTTGATATTTTTGCTGACATCAAACAAAAAAACATCTCATCACCCATACATGAAATAGATACATTAGCTTTGGTTTACGACTATAAATTCTCTGGAGCCCCCTTAACAAACTCAATTAGACACAAGCAATTTTTTTTCTTGGGGAACTTCGAATACAGAGAATAA